The proteins below come from a single Corylus avellana chromosome ca3, CavTom2PMs-1.0 genomic window:
- the LOC132176661 gene encoding transcription factor MYB35-like — translation MVRPPCCDKLNLKRGLWTEEEDAKILAHVSKHGTGNWTAVPKKAGLKRCGKSCRLRWTNYLRPDLKHDSFTPQEEEMIVRLHSAIGSRWSIIAQQLPGRTDNDVKNYWNTKLRKRLSEMGIDPVTHKPFSQILADYGNIGGLRQPGTRIGSLNKDLKSAVMFKSELYQSPSQAFQNINSQLMPAIMATQEASQDTLLNYNHSGSRSLDLLAELQAIKLVTEASYYTKNKTIPPPIIFVEDLLSPPSSSSSSSSSPTCSSAAQEKSPLDFSWHDFLLEDAFLPADPHEQEIVAENSSKELASQKQNIIPQSETNNEAAIQECFKAKGTSSASGISFVEAMLDQEPEMFLDFPNLLEESFYY, via the exons ATGGTAAGGCCTCCTTGCTGCGACAAGCTGAACCTTAAAAGGGGTCTCTGGACTGAAGAGGAAGATGCAAAGATACTTGCACATGTCTCAAAACATGGCACAGGAAACTGGACTGCTGTTCCTAAAAAAGcag GACTTAAGAGATGTGGGAAGAGCTGCAGGCTAAGGTGGACTAACTACCTGAGGCCTGATCTTAAGCATGACAGCTTCACACCCCAAGAAGAGGAGATGATTGTCAGGCTTCATTCTGCCATTGGTAGCAG ATGGTCCATCATAGCCCAACAACTTCCTGGGAGAACAGACAATGATGTCAAGAACTACTGGAACACCAAGTTGAGAAAGAGGCTTTCTGAAATGGGAATTGATCCGGTTACTCATAAGCCCTTCTCTCAAATACTTGCTGACTATGGAAACATTGGTGGCCTCCGACAACCCGGCACAAGAATTGGATCTCTCAACAAAGATTTGAAGAGTGCAGTTATGTTCAAATCTGAACTATATCAATCCCCTTCACAAGCTTTCCAAAACATCAACAGCCAATTGATGCCTGCAATAATGGCAACCCAAGAAGCAAGCCAAGATACCCTTCTGAATTACAATCATTCAGGCAGCCGCTCATTGGATCTTCTTGCCGAGCTGCAGGCTATAAAACTGGTCACAGAGGCCTCATATTACACCAAAAACAAGACCATCCCACCGCCGATAATCTTTGTTGAAGACTTGTTGTCGCCACCGTCGTCgtcatcatcgtcatcatcttctcctACTTGTTCCTCTGCAGCACAAGAAAAGTCACCCCTAGACTTCAGCTGGCATGACTTTCTTCTTGAAGATGCATTTCTACCAGCTGATCCACATGAGCAAGAAATCGTGGCTGAAAATTCATCAAAGGAATTGGCgagccaaaaacaaaatataataccACAGAGTGAGACCAACAATGAGGCTGCTATACAAGAATGTTTTAAAGCTAAAGGAACTTCATCTGCCTCTGGCATTTCTTTTGTGGAAGCCATGCTAGATCAAGAACCTGAAATGTTCTTAGACTTCCCAAACCTTTTGGAGGAATCATTCTACTACTGA
- the LOC132176551 gene encoding uncharacterized protein LOC132176551, translating to MVAISLYRGNLHRVPDVPRRWLMPTPKISLRDFRSLLHRRSKAFSRLHSTTTTTTTSSNPNPNPSCYSNQQNGAPKENSSIVEPKLEEEKLGDCGEGPSGEEKDQCGSDGGGDCPVKLVEASDPLPEKASGAVDGVADEQTLPVETKPADLANPNPEVSNKVDVVNGREKRKREVEDKLQTLNAKKHNLVQALKQILNAEEELKRRNSMQGMAIRPSVPLQVDATNDIGSLTRHVTPRAGLEANLGGDMEGGEADDPLNHNIHSRHTFRTSSMSPSSESPLRRPAYGQHNMVTLPSRATIGVIGSPSRFAPPGHQGNPASVPTLSVSGTNYVVSSPSPAASGGTSAFRDTRLPSPWN from the exons ATGGTTGCGATATCGCTGTACAGAGGAAACCTTCACAGAGTCCCCGATGTGCCTCGTCGATGGCTTATGCCAACCCCTAAAATCTCCCTCAGAGATTTCAGATCCCTCCTACATCGTCGCTCCAAAGCCTTCTCTCGCCTccactccaccaccaccaccaccaccacctcctctaaccctaaccctaaccctagctGCTATTCGAACCAACAAAATGGAGCCCCGAAAGAGAACTCGTCCATTGTCGAGCCTAAGTTGGAAGAGGAGAAGCTCGGTGATTGCGGAGAAGGGCCGTCAGGTGAGGAAAAGGATCAGTGTGGATCAGACGGTGGAGGTGATTGCCCGGTGAAACTGGTTGAGGCTTCCGATCCATTGCCTGAGAAAGCTTCTGGCGCGGTTGATGGCGTTGCCGATGAGCAAACTTTGCCGGTCGAAACAAAACCGGCTGACCTGGCAAACCCTAATCCGGAG GTAAGCAATAAAGTGGATGTGGTAAATGGTAGAGAGAAGAGGAAAAGGGAAGTTGAGGATAAGTTACAAACTTTGAATGCAAAGAAACATAATCTAGTACAAGCCCTGAAGCAG ATCTTGAATGCAGAGGAGGAATTAAAAAGGCGAAATAGTATGCAAGGAATGGCAATTCGCCCATCTGTTCCACTTCAAGTGGATGCCACAAATGATATTGGATCATTGACTAGGCATGTTACTCCTAGGGCAGGCTTGGAGGCAAACCTTGGTGGTGATATGGAAGGGGGAGAAGCTGATGATCCATTAAACCATAACATTCATTCTCGCCATACGTTTCGGACGAGCAGCATGTCACCATCTTCAGAGTCTCCACTTAGAAGGCCTGCCTATGGTCAACACAACATG GTTACACTCCCCTCGCGAGCAACCATCGGGGTTATTGGTAGTCCATCACGGTTTGCTCCCCCTGGGCACCAGGGGAATCCTGCAAGCGTGCCTACATTATCTGTATCAGGAACGAATTATGTTGTATCCTCTCCTTCTCCCGCGGCATCTGGTGGTACATCTGCCTTTAGAGATACTCGGCTGCCAAGTCCGTGGAATTAG
- the LOC132175585 gene encoding uncharacterized protein LOC132175585, with the protein MAHHTTQRRNLANPEPPKPSMDPTLKKHPKPTTTHHQIRAKPDTPIPSKPSSMSHHISRLNPYHQVRTPQKPILVDTRLQAKAMTVSMVDSSKFSLARPKLERESKATKDVSKGKLERSSKELDKKLNVVKVNDKRKELDDGFDFEGLSEKLKDIELEDLQDGHDGKRPSVSLAMRGGRRRSFCGSRVELADVFASTGVKVVSVDMPPFMQIHAADCARKACDSLEKLSSKTLALTIKKEFDGVYGPAWHCIVGTSFGSFVTHSVGGFMYFSVDQKLYILMFKTTVQRAE; encoded by the exons ATGGCTCACCATACCACGCAGCGGCGCAACTTAGCAAACCCAGAACCACCCAAGCCATCCATGGATCCCACTCTCAAAAAGCACCCCAAACCCACCACCACCCACCACCAGATAAGAGCAAAACCAGATACCCCTATACCCTCTAAACCCTCTTCCATGTCCCACCACATTTCAAGATTAAACCCATATCACCAAGTCCGTACACCCCAAAAGCCAATTTTGGTAGACACTCGTTTGCAGGCCAAAGCCATGACAGTTTCTATGGTGGATTCCTCCAAGTTTTCCCTAGCCAGGCCGAAGCTAGAAAGGGAGAGTAAAGCGACAAAGGATGTTTCTAAAGGCAAGTTGGAGAGATCGTCCAAAGAATTGGATAAGAAGCTTAATGTGGTGAAGGTGAATGATAAAAGGAAAGAACTTGATGACGGGTTTGATTTTGAGGGATTGTCAGAGAAACTGAAGGATATAGAACTGGAGGATCTTCAAGATGGGCATGATGGTAAGAGACCGTCGGTTTCATTGGCTATGAGAGGCGGCAGAAGGAGGTCTTTCTGTGGCTCACGGGTGGAGCTAGCAGATGTCTTTGCAAGCACTGGTGTCAAAGTGGTTTCAGTTGATATGCCACCGTTTATGCAGATCCATGCTGCAGATTGTGCAAGAAAGGCTTGCGACAGTCTAGAAAAGTTGTCCTCCAAGACGCTTGCCTTAACTATCAAGAAG GAATTTGATGGGGTGTATGGGCCAGCCTGGCATTGTATTGTGGGGACAAGTTTTGGTTCTTTTGTGACACATTCAGTTGGTGGGTTTATGTATTTCTCAGTGGATCAAAAGTTGTATATCCTCATGTTTAAGACCACTGTACAAAGAGCAGAATGA
- the LOC132176320 gene encoding germin-like protein subfamily T member 2, whose product MMKINPSASPLYMLSCLVMLLLLPLPSLLASDPDPLQDFCVADLSASTSVNGFLCKPASNVSSDDFFFDGLSKEGNTSTIFGSNVTAANVLSFPGLNTLGSSINRVDFAIGGVNPPHSHPRSTETDLVISGQVLVGFVTTGNVYFSKVLSAGQIFVIPRGLVHFQKNVGPGKALIFTTFNSQLPGASVVPLNLFASTPSIPNDVLTKTFQVEDDVVNSIKSKFVVKLGPYSR is encoded by the coding sequence ATGATGAAGATTAATCCATCAGCTTCACCCTTGTACATGCTATCTTGCCTGGTGATGTTATTGCTTCTCCCTTTGCCTTCCCTCTTGGCTTCTGACCCTGATCCACTGCAGGATTTCTGCGTTGCTGATTTGAGTGCCTCTACATCAGTTAATGGCTTTCTTTGCAAACCCGCATCAAATGTAAGTTCAgatgattttttctttgatgggcTGAGCAAAGAGGGAAACACATCAACCATCTTTGGCTCCAATGTCACTGCTGCTAATGTCCTTTCATTTCCTGGGCTCAACACTCTTGGGAGTTCAATCAACCGAGTGGACTTTGCCATTGGAGGTGTTAATCCACCCCACTCTCACCCCCGTTCGACAGAGACTGATCTGGTCATTTCAGGGCAGGTGCTTGTCGGGTTTGTGACAACTGGAAACGTGTATTTCTCCAAAGTTTTGAGTGCCGGGCAGATCTTTGTGATTCCTAGGGGACTGGTGCACTTCCAAAAGAATGTTGGGCCAGGGAAGGCACTTATCTTCACCACTTTCAACAGTCAATTGCCAGGGGCTTCTGTCGTGCCATTAAATCTCTTTGCTTCAACACCATCGATTCCTAACGATGTGCTGACAAAGACATTCCAAGTAGAAGACGATGTTGTCAATTCTATAAAGTCCAAGTTCGTTGTTAAGCTGGGGCCTTATTCCAGATAG